Genomic segment of Oncorhynchus tshawytscha isolate Ot180627B linkage group LG28, Otsh_v2.0, whole genome shotgun sequence:
ACTTTCATCTCAAGTGAAGACAGGTTAAATGTTAAAAAATGTTTAATGTTCTCTTACTTAGAAAATACTCCTGATCATATAGGCCTAGACAATATCcccaaaaacaaacaatacactgaatgcatacattttcaaTTTTTTCCAATCTGGAAGGTATACTCAAAGTATTCAATAATTTCGCTGTGTGGCTGGCTACTCTTTCTATGTCTGGCTACTCAATGTGCTTGTTGAAAAAAACTGCACAACCTGCATAGCTATCTTATCTCACACACTAAAAATATGCATCTATGCCAGGTTTTCCCCAATTATCACACACACCTTGAAGATACTGTGGCTGCTGTAAATTATTTCCTTTCACCATGTCCCTTTTTGTAACTCCAGCCTCAGTGACACCTTGCTCTAACATGAGTATTGTGATATGATCTAATCACTATCTGATCAAGGTTTGTTGCGTccaggggtgaaagtagattTAATTTCTTACTGGTACGGGACTCCCTGTGTGCACGCATTTTTTAATAGCCTAGGTGTAATCATAGAATGAAATATAGAAGGGCattctgagtggcgcagcggttacTAAACAACTAGATGTGTAACCTAATCACATGTAGTCTGAATTTATGCGTCCACTGCTGTCTGGTCACGTCTCGTTATCGGCCACTAATCTCTGCCTAAACCGATCcggcaaaataaatagtgggggtacgccATACCAGTAAAAGTTGAGAGTATTACTAATTAACACAATGCCAAAAAAACAATACCGTTATTTAACATTACCAcgtgtcagccgcatgaaaaatGGGTGAAATATGTTCCAAATTGCGTTGTGGTTCGACGATAACACTTACATTTTCATTTCACTCTTCTACACATGGTATTAAAATGGATCCCTTATCCCTCCATTGTGTCTGCATTTTCATCAGAATAGCTGGTGCCTCCCTGTATGCACATTTTACATAtattgtttaaaaataaaaatacatttctttATCTTAAGACAGTTACTGATGCCATAAGTCAGTATTGTGCTATCTGTCAATGATTTTAGTGGCCGGTATAATGATTATTTCAATGGTTTGACCATCCAGATCGGTTTACACTTTATTGATAATGTTAGCACCAAGTATAAACAGGGCTTTtgtctactctctccctctagccaagGACAGGTCACAGAGCAGGGCTGGAGGATGCTGAAGCTGGTAGCTCTACTATACCTGGCCGTTTTACTGGGCTGCACTGCCCTAATCAACTTCTCCCTGGGCTTCATCGTGGCTCTGTCCCTGGTGCCCATCACAATTTTCATCACACCCAAGTAATACTCTCACCCACAAGTTTCTCCCTGTGCTTCTTATAGAAGTAATACTTCTCAGTATGTGTCTTCTCATTGATGTTGCACTCTAGTTTAATGTCTAAGGGCTTTATTCAATCCGTAGCTCTGTAGATCAGCGTTGTAGCGCTATTGAAATTGAAAGGTTATTTTCCGATTGGgccgacatatgcagtgtttaccgtgaactCAGTCTCGcgaacattgcctttacatttatATTGCGCTGTAGTGCAGGTCTTCTGTGctacggattgaatcgagccctaaGGGAACAATGCAGTGTTAGTTCCACTGTTCCTTGAGTGCGAGGATATTGTGTACATGTAATGTTTCACTCCCCCCTTCACTGACGGAGTGCTGTCTACAGTCATGGTGCTCCACTGTTAAGCTTCCCTACCAGAGTTCTGTAGTATTGTCTTTACCCTCTCTCCGTCTGCAGCCATCATGGTGCTGCTGAGCCCggctgtcctctactctactgcgtCTCCCTGCAAGACGGTTGGATGCTCTTTCTGTCCGTCATCTCATAGGGCATTCTGGACCACGCCCTCTACGACTCATTGGTCTATCCGCTCCTGGCTCTGCCGATCTACCCCTGCTGGCTCTTGCTCTGGAACATCCTCTTCTGGAAGTAACAGGTAactggtcccagacctgtcttTATGGGAACTCCACCTATCCTGAAGTATGAAATGAGTTCTAGACCTGCATTTATGGAATGAACTGAGGTGTGCTCAGGTCTGACCTTTCACCAAGGATTGACATGCCAGGGAGTGGTTAAGTGCATTAGGTTGGGCTTGTGTGGCAGAATTACAACTATAAGGTTGTATTGGGTTCAGGTTTGTGTGCATGGGATTGTTTTGGTTTATCATACCCAAATACATACCTGCAACTGTTTTGGATGTTTCTTGGTTATGTTAGTGAATATTCTGCTAGTTGATCAAACTGaactacagtaccactgacaTTGGAAGGGACAAAAAATAATGTTGAGGCAGCACCATCCTACTGCCAACCTCATGGTAAATAAAGCCCTCCAGAAAACATCCATAATTGCATCTACTGTATGAACTAAGAATTGTCTTTACTTTCAAATGTttagaaaaaaaagtattttaactCATTTATAAATGCTCAAATAAAAGCTTAATTCAAACTTGATTAACTTACGTTTATTCAGTTAACACCATTTTATACAGTCATGTTTCTGACAAAACAAAACATTCACTATCAGTCCAGACAGAAACTTATTGGAAAGTAGGTGAAACGCATTACACGTCAACATTAACATTGCCAAACATTTTGTTAAACACTAAATACAATGTTATAAAAATAAAAGCACTTTAAAACCCTGTCACTTCCACAGCCTCCTAGCAAGCAATTCCTCTCCTATAAAACAATATGACACCAACCAATGACAGACAAgacctgggcctgtattcacactGAGGGTGCCTGATTAAGCTGAACCATGAACAGGCAAAAGCGGTGAGAAGCGCCAATCTCAAATCAAACAGCAATCTGCGCCGCTcggtcatgttgtcaacaaggcatCGTTCAGAAACATCTTTTACATAAAATACCAGTTTGAATTTAACTAGTTTTCATTGTCAGTGTTTTTTATCCACGCAATCAtgtttgcatgtgaaaacacagaagCCTACTCATTACCCCACCTGCTTAACCTACATCATGGTTGCTTTGAGCTGACTTCACCGTCAAAAGCAGGGCACCTGGCTCACGCTCGGTTCCAACACGAACGCAATTAACTCTTACCCGGTTCACCGGGGGCATTTATTAAATCCCCTCattgtctcagagtaggagtgctgatctaggatcaggtcccccatgTTGATTTAATTATGATCTAATCTGATCCTAATAGGGCTCACCCCATTTAGtcaactggtcgattgtttgggcGACCAAGATTTTAGTCGAgcagtcaaatgtattttttatggCACACAAgacctgtctgattcacgcctgtctCAATGTACAGATCCATTGGAGGCCGCGAGGATGGCACACCcgtatcaccagtagtacatttaccgttAATTTATTTACGGTAGTTTCTGTGAATGCATTCATTATTATTAGTCTTTTACTGTTCTCGTTGTCAAAGTGGACACTGTTTGCAGAGCGCACAACCACTTGTGAGAAACTAGTttaggtttatttcattccaAAGACATGCACCTGATTACGCATAGAAGTCAACCAAGGCTACCTGGCAGCGCCATTAAAAGCAGCAGACAAGCTCAGTGAaaatagttgattttattaaaacacatagggtgtgtctatatatggatttttttttcttctttttttaccaatcgattggtcgaaagaacagactaCTTTCGGTCGaccaatattttttggggggttgggacagccagcactcctactctgagactgtttaaatacaggccctggttttaAAAACAGCTTTTTTCAGCTTTCAAAGTATCAACTTTCACAGTTGGCCAACTtcaaatatatataatattatctCATCTGAGATATATCaggtagagggatgagagaagcaCCACCCACCCCTCTAAAATAAATATTGGACTAGTCCCCCCCATCcctatgtaaaataaataaatggtaaaGTCTGCCACAAGGCAAAGGATGCTGACTCATGTCCACAGAGTCAAAAGCCAGCTCATTGACTATACAGGTAGTTCCTTTTGTGAGCCTCAGCAAGTGGAGTTCCATGTCTGTGCTGCAGCGTCCAGAGGTTTGTCATCATAGtatgtcagtagtggtggtgggtttgTAGCTCTAAGTTGGTGTGTGAGTGATCAGTCTTCCAGATTATTGTATAGGTTACGGTTGAGGCAGTTAACTGCTCAATGCACTGatctgctcctctcttcttcctttctCCTTTATCACACAGATGAGAAAAGAAAATACTGTAGTTTACTAAAGGGAGAATAAACGGTGATGTGTGCCATCTGTCTGTAGGCATGCCATAGATACAGTACCTGTTGTATGCGGCTGTGCTTGCGTGAGTCAGGTCTGGCTGTACTGCAGATCTCACAGCCTGGTCGGGTAGGCTTGTTGATGAAGGTGCAGGAGGGACACGCCCATTCGGTCTGCAGatcagaaggacagagaggatgtgtgtgAGAGTAGGAACTTTCTATTAGTGTATCACAACCAGTGATGTTCAGTGGTATACCAGCTACATGGAACTATCAAGTAAAGGAAGAGTAGGCGCTCAACTTGATCATCTTGCGTAAAAACTGTCAATCACAAATTGAAACATCGGGGTTGACCTGTGTTTTACTGGCTTTGCTGGGCTTATCAGGTTTATCTTTAAGATGCAGCGTCTCCAGGTTGAGGGCGTCTCGGATCTCGCTCGTACCCAACCTCTCGGCCCCACTTCCGGTGCTCCCTACAGCCAATCACAACAATGAAAAAGGAGTTCAGTCATGCGTGAGCATGTGCGCAAGTGCATGCCAAGAGGTAAACTTACCTTGGGTGTTGTGGCTAAGCCTGGAGGGCAGGGTGCTGTAGCCCCTCCAGTCCTGGGAAAGAGGCCCGTTGCTGGTAGGcggaggtggggtgaggtgggcaCCCTCCTGGTCCTGCTGGAATAGCTGGCGGGTGAGGCGGGCATGGCGGGCTGAGACTAAGTAAAGGTAGGCCGTATCCCCATCCCTCTGGACCCCATACGAGGCCAGGGACCTAGGCTCTGTGCACAGGCATTGTCCAATCACCCAGCGCTGCACACGAGGGTGAAAGCCATACTCCAAAAACACCTGAAAGAGagaaatgacagaggagagaaagatttGTGGACAGTTTCATTTGCCGAATGTAGCCCGAGTATTCTTGCAAACAGATACAGAAATGTATCTGACCTGCTGCTTGAGTGCTGCGACAGTCATGTGGGGAAAGACTTTCACTGTGACGCAACAGGAAGAGGAGATGTCTTCCACTGCCACAGACAAACTGCAAGAGACATGAAACTTCATTAGCACAAATTAGCCATGTTCTTTCGGACTACTCCCAAGCTACTGCCTGTCATTTCTCACCTTATCTCTCCTTCGGCGTAACTCTTCTCAGACAGTTGGATAGTGAGCACTGCCTTCTGACGAGCTAGAGCAGACGCGTGCTGAGCAGCACCCTGGCTGTCACCTGCCTCGATCGCCCGGGCAAGCTCCAAGCACAGCTCCtcttcagagagagaacatgttcaCTCGCATACAGAAAAATGTACCCTGTGTAGTCTTGCAAATGTggtagatagagagagtgggggaatcGTGTGGTGATGGTACTCACCAGTGAGTGGTAAGGAGGCTGTGCTGCGCTGTTCTAGAGCTGCTGCTGCGTGCTGCTGTCGGTCATCCATAGGATGTGGGGAACTATTTACAGCAActacagtgagggagagagtggtcaATTGTGTTAGCCATAGTATGGTATACTAGGAAGACACTCTTCTAATACACAATGACATGAATGCATCTAAGCAAGCAGACAAAAGGAAAAAGACTGCCATGCCCTCTGACCTCTGTGTGCCTCTCTTAGTGATGACATCACCACAGTGGCCCACTGCTCAGCCTCCAGGTCACAGCGGAAGTTGAAGCGGATACAGTCATGAGGGGGCGTGGCCAAGCGCATCTCGTGAAGGCATGGGGACTTGATCTCATACTGCACAGAGCGCAGGTCAAACTCTGCAATGAACTGggagaaagaaataaagagaaTAATTTGCTTAGATCTTTAATCTTTGTGGACTTTGTGGATATGGACCTACTTCACCTTAGAGGGCCAAACTGTAACCCCAGTGGCAATGTGCTAACTTTGATGTTTACTTGTTTACATGCTGGAATAATCTTCCATAAAGAAAATGTTGTCTTCCCTTGTACAGACAAACACAAGGACAGATAAGTAAACTGTAATCACCACAAGACATCGGTTCCCACCAATGGGATTACTGTAGTATTTGATTAAACAAGATTCCAATTCAGTGACTACTGTATTTTCTGTAAACAAATATTgctacaacaaacaaacaaacgcgTGCAAATTCTCATGTCAACGCATGAAATGTATTGCATGGCATTATATCAGGGGTcgagatacagtagatctagacgTTACAGAGCAGTGTATCTTACCACACTACGGCCGCTTCCGCTAATGTCCCTCAGTGCTAGCCGAAACTCTCCAGCTTTGCTGGGGTCCATGCTAAGTTGAAGACGGAGAGCCTCATCGCCAGCTCCAGGGAGGCAAAGCGGTCGAATACCCGAATGGCAAACCGACACCCGTACCGACATCAAAACGGTATTGCAGTTAGCCAGCGCGGGCCCGCCATGTACAGACTGGGACGGGGCTGGCACAGGCGGTTTACCCCAACCGCCAGAACTCAGTGCCATATCCCACAAGCACAAAAACAGTTGGAACCTCCAAAGCACAACGGTAGTTATGTCGGTATCACTAGTTGTATCAGTCTTGTTTTTTAACAGCCTACATGTTAGTAAAGTGATAGCGTTTCATTGCAGATATCTGGCTTGTATCTCTCCTAGCTACGATAGCGAAACGAAACAGCCCCTCCAAAAAAAATATCAAAACAGGAAGTAGCTTGGTTCGTTCTTTATTTACCTCCGATGGAAACTGGTCTTAATAAACATGGTCCGAGATCGAGATGGAAAAAAACAACAGCTTTTGCACACCGTGTTAATTAATGCAACGTTAATGAATGCTGTATTCggtattataataatatattcaatgACAAATAAGTATATTATTGATAATGAGGAGGAAAACAATCAATTATACTTAAAGTGAGTCTAATACAATAATAACGCGTTCACTAGCGATATTGAGTCGTTTCATCTTACCGTCCAAATGGAATCTATGCAACTGGCTGTACACAAGATGGACCACAGTGGGCAGAACAAACAATggcatttaaaaaaagttttgcaaagggtaaagtctacaaaacgtagtccactctgttcataacatattctagttttgagaacagaaaactgtattgagatcaaatgtttcatcgatgacaAAATTTGgggaatgtcggccaaaatccatctcgttccatcttctcccactgctggccagtgggcttcctctcacaACCATATTTGGTAGACAGTGGAAACGCCAagtggatgcttcacatttatacatcctgTGAAAtagctgtctcattgttctatctgtgctcATATCCCCCATGGACTGGTTTGTACATAAAATAATCTCCATTCATGCTGCAAAGTAGAGTTCTGCTACCCGACATTAAACTTCATGTTAGGGGTGGGTAAGGCCTGTTTTTAATCCATAACTAAGGTACCGGCAGGGCTCGGGTATCACTAAATTGATCACTAACattttgaagctgagccattTGCTCATGCTCTGCTGCGCAATACAGTCATATCTGACTACAATCTGAACCAGAATATGGCTTTACAGGACACATGGAATATGGCGATTCTCCTTAAGCCCAGGAAGCAACCGTTCAACTTGCCATTCACCAGCTTTTCAAGcttaaaggggaatttcaccctTGCTCTGCCATGGCATATAGTCATTACTAtattaaaaacattacatttttatctTAAACATTATCCAAACCGCAAGCTAGAACTAGCACATTTTCATTTCACTGGTAGAATCGTGAAgttttgacttcctgtatataatGAACCACAAAGTCCGGCATTAATAGCAAATACAGATACTGCCCACTGAGGTAGAGGGGGCATGCTCACAAACCTGGACGATGGCATTGTGTACTTCAAACGAACAACATCCAGCAATCTCAGAACTTCTGTAGGACCACAGAGCACCTTTCAGACCATGTAATCAATTTAATACTCAGGTTATCTGGAGTCATTCCACACAACCTGCTGAAAAATACCCCAAAGCGGCGGCATTTTGGGTACAAAAGCATGAGGGAGCGGGCACACATTGCAAATATGGAGCACAAGATTGTGGGATAGAAACCAGCAAGGGACACCGAAAGGTATAAAATCAAGACTCCAACAGTAATGACAGCACCACCTCATTCTTCTCTCTGCAGATTCTCAAAACACAATAAAAAGACATGTCTACAAAAAGCCCCTGCAAAGGGCTACTATTGACATGAATGATCTGTCTAAGTTCTAAGTCAATGGGCTGGGGGAGGTTTAAAGACAGTACTTTTAACTGAGGCAAGTTTTTTGGGGTTGTGCTTAGaccagcatttcccaaacttGGGTACcacaaggggtgcacgttttggtttttgccctagcactacacagctgattcaaataatgaactcttcatcaagctttgattatttgaatcagctaggGCATAAAACCAAAATGTggaccccttggggtccccaggactgagtttgagaAACGCTGGGTTAGACAGTAAATGTTGGCTTAGACAGTAAATGTGTTGTTGTATATGAGAGCGATTGAGGTGCCCTTTATCCTCAATCTAACATACACGACAATTCATACTGTGTAAGAACTGCACTCCTAAGACTTTTCACACCTTCAGCCACCCAGCCCATTCACTTTGTTGACTGATCTTTCCTCTCAAAAGCCACTCCCATTGTCCTTGTCCCTAAACAATATGCTAGCTAGTCCCATTTGGTTGATAGCTTTACCAACAAAGATGTGTTGCCCTACGTCCCTtccacaaaatgtgtaaaatactAACACCACAACCATTTCTTTCCAGGAGACATGCAGTACCAGCAAATCTTCTGCAAGAGGTCCAAAAAGTTGGTGGTTAAGAAGACCTACACCGCATTCGGTAGAGTCTTATCCAGCTGGCCGTTCACCGCAGACAGGACAAGACCATTCGCCATAAGCACAAAGAGTCTCAGCTTCCCCAGCCCACCATGCCAAACATCATTGCCAGTGTACCGAAGCCGGATAAAGGACTATCGCTGAGTTTACACAAGCAGCCAAATTCTGATAGTTTTTTtgactaattggtattttgaccaattagATCGGTTCTgaaaaaatatctgatgtgattaagaccaattagtgggaaaaagatcagaattgggctgcctgtgtaaacaaagCCAGTATTGCTCAGCATAAGACCGTGTAGAACCACCATCAAATAAATATGGATCTTTTCTATCAATCTTCGAAATTTGTCTGTCTTTATGGATTCACAGAATATATTTCTTTAACCTGTACAGGGCTCTGGAGTATCAAACAAATGTTAGACATTATGATATCTGAAGAATGTTTATTTGTCCAAATCTAAAATACAGGGGAGTGTACACTATTTAATGCTAACTCTAGAGAACTGGGTATTTAACAACAATGTTATATGGTAAATGAAACATACATTTGTTGTATGAACAGTGTAATACACTTCACTGTGTCTCATGTATAGAGACACACAAGTGCAGAGAACTgtagctacagattgttacaACAGATAATGTCATTTACCAATATCTTgtctatttcaagtcttctctcattgatcgagaccggtgggtgtccaccccaaagtgctGTGTCACGATTTAAATTTTatttctaggcaagtcagttaagaatcaaatcaaatcaaatcaaatttatttatatagccctttgtacatcagctgatatctcaaagtgctgtacagaaacccagcctaaaaccccaaacagcaagcaatgcaggtgtagaagcacggtggctaggaaaaactccctagaaaggccaaaacctaggaagaaacccagtcctcttctggctgtgccgggtggagattataacagaacatggccaagatgttcaaatgttcataaatgaccagcatggtcgaataataataaggcagaacagttgaaactggagcagcagcacagtcaggtggaagttgaaactggagcagcagcatggccaggtggactggggacagcaaggagtcatcatgtcaggtagtcctggggcatggtcctagggctcaggtcagttgaaactggaacagcagcatggccaggtggactggggacagcaaggagtcatcatgtcaggtagtcctggtaGGTCctggtaagaacaaattcttatttacaatgacagcctaccccagacaacactgggccaattttgtgccgccctaagggactcccactcacagctggttgtgatacagcctggaatcgaactggGGTCTGTAATGGCAcctctagcgctgagatgcagtgcctcagactgcTGCGCCACTGATGACATACCTGTCTCGAACAATGAGAGAAGACTTGAAATAACAAGATGACATTgtacacattgttggattacttaAATGGAGCAGTTAAATAAAacctttcaatttttttttattaagtGGAGCAAAAAGAGTAATGGAGCATTTTCCAAATTCAAACTGACCCCCTGCAACTTGACACGGACATTTTACGAGACTCCTGTTTCCCCGAATCGAGGACGAAGACGGCATCGCTAAGGTTGGTAGAAAATTCTCTGTGCTACAGCAAACAGTATTTATCCTGTAATTTCGAGGAATGGGATACCAACATGTTTGGTTAAATCACATTCTctggtgtaacaatctgtagctaaGAGAGCTGATGGTCATGAATGAAATTACTATTCACAAAGAAACATACAGTATGATCAGGGAATACGTCTAAAGCTGTGGGAGGAGTGTTGTTATGATCAAACTGCCATTCAGCTCCTCATGAGTCATCTGCTTGAAGTCCAGCATAAAGTCTCATCCCTCGAGTGGGATTCAGTTCACGGGTTACGGTTCTGCTGCAATGAGACACAGGCAAAGTCATTCTGTTTGTGTCTAGAATCCACCCCAGGAAGAAGCCAGGCACCACGGTATTGTCGAAGACAAACAAATTAAATAAATGACTCTATTGTAGTTTGAACAACAGTTGAACTGTGCCAACATAACATCAAAAGTCATAGAGACTACATTTACAACAATATTTCGCCTTAATAGAAATAAATATGGCATAACCTTCAACTTTTGCACAGTGACCAGAACATGTCTGCCTAGGTGCATAGGTAGGCAGACAGTATTCTACCTACAGACATGTCTATCAGGCACGCTAAGGCAAATATTTTTTATAGGAAAACCAACTTCAGTTTTAGAGATTTAAAATGATAAATGGTTGTATTATTGTTAATCCTCACTGTTTGCTAGTAAATCTAGCTTACTAGATAtacaatatgtgttatttaatatgtttggcagtggtggaaaaagtacccaattgtcatacttgagtaaaagtaaagatactttgatagaaaatgactcaagtaaaagtgaaagtcacccaggaaaatactacttgagtaaaaaaagattttaaatatacttaagtataaaagtaaaagtataaataatttaaaatgtcttatattaagcaaaccagatggcacagttcttattttgtatttatttatagatagccatgggcacactccaacacgcaGACATAacttacaaatgaagcatttgtgtttagtgtgtccaTCAGATCAGAAGCAATAGGGTAGACCTGGGATGTTTTCTTGATAGGTGCGTAAATTGGaccatttcctgtcctgctaagcattcaaaatgtaacgagtacttttgggtgtcaaggaaagtGTGTGGAGTaagaagtacattttttttttaggaatgtagagaaataaataataaaacaaaggtttttttttttttacttcactacattcctaaaatgtcggaagttaacatacac
This window contains:
- the LOC112226828 gene encoding ranBP-type and C3HC4-type zinc finger-containing protein 1; amino-acid sequence: MALSSGGWGKPPVPAPSQSVHGGPALANCNTVLMSVRVSVCHSGIRPLCLPGAGDEALRLQLSMDPSKAGEFRLALRDISGSGRSVFIAEFDLRSVQYEIKSPCLHEMRLATPPHDCIRFNFRCDLEAEQWATVVMSSLREAHRVAVNSSPHPMDDRQQHAAAALEQRSTASLPLTEELCLELARAIEAGDSQGAAQHASALARQKAVLTIQLSEKSYAEGEISLSVAVEDISSSCCVTVKVFPHMTVAALKQQVFLEYGFHPRVQRWVIGQCLCTEPRSLASYGVQRDGDTAYLYLVSARHARLTRQLFQQDQEGAHLTPPPPTSNGPLSQDWRGYSTLPSRLSHNTQGSTGSGAERLGTSEIRDALNLETLHLKDKPDKPSKASKTQTEWACPSCTFINKPTRPGCEICSTARPDSRKHSRIQQEKGRREEQISALSS